The genomic interval AGGAGCACCCGCTGCGGCCCACGTCCCCCTACGCGTCCTCCAAGGCGTCCTCCGACCTGGTCGCGCTCTCGTACCACCGCACGCACTCTCTGGACGTCCGGGTCACCCGCTGCTCCAACAACTACGGTCCGTACCAGTTCCCCGAGAAGGTCGTCCCGCTGTTCACGACCCGGCTGCTGGACGGGCTCGACGTGCCGCTGTACGGGGACGGGCGCAACGTCCGGGACTGGCTGCACGTGGAGGACCACTGCCGGGCCCTGTGCACGGTCCTCGCCGACGGCCGTCCCGGGGAGGTCTACAACATCGGCAGCGGCACCGAACTGACCAACCGGGAGCTGACCGCACGGCTCCTGGACGCGTGCGGGGCCGACGAGAGCCGCGTCCGGCAGGTCGCCGACCGCAAGGCCCACGACCTGCGGTACTCCGTCGACGACGGCAAGATCCGCGCGGAACTGGGCTGGAAGCCGCAGCACACGATGGAGGAGGGGCTGGCGGCGACGGTCGCCTGGTACCGGGAGAACCGTGCGTGGTGGGAGCCGCTGAAGCTCCGGGCGCGGCTGCCGGGCGCGGAGGTCAGGCCGTAGGTCAGGCTCCGCGCACGGCTGCCGGGTGCGCAGCTCGTGCCCCGTGCGCGGGTCCGGCGGTGCGTCAGGCTCCGCGCACGGGATCGGCGGTACGGACGATCGCGGCGAGGACCAGCCCGTCGCCCACCGTCCAGCGGCCGGTCAACTCCCTTGGCGCGCCCGGGACTCCCCGTACGCTGCGATCCGCCAGCCGTGCCGTGAAACGGCCGCCGACGGGGTCGAAGGCGATGGTCGCCTCATCGAAGCCCAGCGGCCGCCGGGTGATCGGGTACCAGGTCTTGTAGACGCACTCCTTGGCGCTGAACAGCAGCCGGTCCCAGCAAACCCCGGGCTCGCGGCGGAGCAGCGCCTCGATGCTGTTCTGCTCCTCCGGCAGCGCCACCGCCTCCAGGACGCCGTCGGGCAGGGGCTGATGGACTTCGGCGTCGATGCCCAGCGAGACGACGTCCTCGGTGCGGGCGACGGCCGCCGCCCGGTAGCCGTCGCAGTGCGTGATGCTTCCGGCCACCGCGTCGGGCCACAGCGGTTCCCCCCGGGGGCCGCTCAGCAAGGGCCGCTCGGGGAGGCCGAGGCCCGTGAGTGCCCGGCGGGCGCAGTGGCGGCCGGTGGTGTACTCGTCGCGCCGCTTCGGCACGGCGTCCCGGACGTAGGGCTCCTCCTCGGCGAGGAGCGCCGCCTCCGGCGGGTCCGTGAACGTCTCGTACGCGACGACGCGACCCGGAAGTATCCGTTCGATCATCTGCCCTCCCCGGTGAGTCGGTGGTCCCCTGGCCGCGCGCCCGGTGGGTGTCGGGCGCGGGCGGACCTCCGCACCGTAGGCAGCACCTCACCCCGTACAACACCCCTAACTTTCCGCGCACCCGACCCCTGACCCCAACCCCCGGGGCGGTGAGTTCACTTGAACACTTTCGCGAACGTCGTACGGTGTGGTCTCGTAGTGGTGATCACCTGTGCGCGAACGAACGAGGAGGACCGATGGCCGACGGAGCCGGACGCCTGCTGGCCATCAGCGACCTGCACATCAGTTACGCCGAGAACCGCGCCCTGGTGGAAGGGATGACGCCCGAGTCCGACGAGGACTGGCTGCTCGTGGCCGGGGACGTCGCCGAGACGGTCGAGGACGTCCGCTGGGCCCTCAAGACGCTGGCGGGCCGCTTCCGCAAGGTCGTCTGGGCCCCCGGCAACCACGAACTGTGGACCCACCCGTCGGACACCGTCACTCTGCGGGGCGTCGCCCGCTACGAGCAGTTGGTCGAGACCTGCCGGGAGCTGGGCGTGATCACTCCCGAGGACCCCTACCCGGTGTGGGAGGGCCCCGGCGGGCCGGTCGCGGTCGCCCCGCTGTTCCTGCTGTACGACTACAGCTACCTGCCGGAGGGCTGCGCGACCAAGGCCGAGGGGCTCGCGTACGCGCACAAGACCGGTGTCGTCTGCAACGACGAGTACCTGCTCCACCCGGACCCCTACCCGAGCCGCGAGGCATGGTGCCGCGCCCGGGTGGCCGAGACCGAACGACGGCTGGCGGAGCTGCCCGAGGACCTGCCCACGGTGCTCGTCAACCACTACCCGCTGCACCGCCACCCCACGGACGTCCTGTGGTACCCCGAGTTCGCCATGTGGTGCGGCACGGAACTGACCGCCGACTGGCACCGCAGGTTCCGGGTGGCCGCCATGGTCTACGGCCACCTCCACATCCCCAGGACCACCTTCCACGAAGGGATCCGCTTCGAGGAGGTGTCGGTGGGCTATCCGCGCGAGTGGCGGTCCCGGAAGACGCCGCCCGGCAGGCTGAGCCGCATCCTGCCCGAGCCGACGGAGCGGCGGGGCCGGTAACGGGCCCCCGCCCGGGGCCGGTGGCCGGGGCTCCGCCCGGGGCCCGTTGACGTACAGGACGTACAACGAGCCCCGGAACGGGATGACGTGATCAGCGCGACGTGATCAGAGCGTCTTGCTCAGGCGGTCGGCGAGCAGGGAGGCGAAGCGGGCCGGGTCGGCCAGGTCGCCGCCCTCGGCGAGCAGGGCGGTGCCGTACAGCAGCTCGGCCGACTCGGCGAGCGACGGGTCGTCGGCGCGCTGCTCGTGGGCCGTGCGCAGTCCGCTGACCAGCGGGTGCTGCGGGTTGAGCTCCAGGATGCGCTGGACCGGCGGAAGGACCTGGCCCATCGCCCGGTACATCTTCTCCAGGGCCGGAGTGATCCCGTCGTTGTCGCTGACCAGGCACGCCGGGGAGCTGGTGAGCCGGGTCGTCAGCCGTACGTCCTTGACGTCGCCGAGCGTCTCGTTGAGCCAGGCCAGTACGGGGGCGTAGGACTCGGCCTGCTCCGGGGACGCCTCCTCGTCGGAGGGCAGGTCGACCGCGCCCCGGGCGATGGACTGGAACGGCGTGTCCCGGTAGTCCCCGACCGCCTCGACCCAGACCTCGTCCACCTGGTCGGTGAGCAGCAGCACCTCGTACCCCTTGGCCCGGAACGCCTCCATGTGCGGGGAGTTGGCGAGCTGGGTGCGGCTGTCGCCGGTCATGAAGTAGATCTTGTCCTGGCCCTCGGGCATCCGGTCGAGGTAGTCGGCCAGGGTGGTGGGCTCCTCGCCCCCGGTGGAGGCGAAGGAGGCGATGTCGAGGATCGCCTTGTGGTCCTCGGAGGGGTCGAGGAGGCCCTCCTTGACGACGGACCCGAACTCCCGCCAGAACGTGCGGTACTTGTCGGCGTCCTTCTTCATCAGGTCCTTGACGGAGGACAGCACCTTCTTCGCCAGCCGTCGGCGGATCAGCTGGATGTGCCGGTCCTGCTGGAGGATCTCGCGGGAGATGTTCAGCGACAGGTCGGCGGCGTCGACGACTCCCTTGACGAACCGCAGGTGGTCGGGGAGGAGTTCGCGGCTGTCGTCGAGGATGAAGACGCGCTTGACGTACAGCTGGAGGCCGTGGCGGGCGTCCCGGTGGTAGAGGTCCTGCGGGGCGCGCGACGGGAGGAAGAGCAGGGCCTCGTACTCGAAGGTGCCCTCGGCCCGCATCTGGATGATGTCGAGCGGGTCCGTCCAGTCGTGGCTGACGTGCCGGTAGAACTCCCGGTACTCCTCCTCGCTGACCTCCGAACGCGGGCGCGCCCAGAGCGCCTTCATCGAGTTGAGGGTGTCGTCGCCGAGACGGACCGGGAAGGAGATGAAGTCCGAGTACCGCTTGACGATCTCCCGGATCTTCCGCTCGTCGGTGTAGTCGTAGAGGGCGTCCTCCTCGTCGGCGGGCCGCAGGTGCACGCAGACCGACGTGCCCTCGGGCGCGTCCTCGACCGTTTCGATCGTGTACGTGCCGTCGCCCGCCGACTCCCAGCGCACGCCGGTCGTCTCCCCGGCCTTGCGGGTGAGCAGCGTGGTCCGTTCGGCGACCATGAAGACGGAGTAGAAGCCGACGCCGAACTGGCCGATCAGCTCGGCCTGTTCGCCGTTCTGGTCCTTGCCCTTGCTCTCCTTGAGCTTGCGCAGCATCTCGGCCGTGCCGGACCTGGCGATGGTGCCGATCAGCCCCACCACCTCGTCGCGCGTCATGCCGATCCCGTTGTCCCGCACGGTCAGGGTGCGGGCCTCCTGGTCGGCCACGAGGTCGATGTGCAGGTCGTCCGCCCTGAGTGCCTCGTCCTTGAGCCCGGCCAGGCGCCGTTTGTCCAGGGCGTCGGAAGCATTGGAGATGAGTTCGCGCAGGAAGATGTCCTTGTTCGAGTAGATCGAATGGACCATCAAGTCCAGCAACTGCCGGGCCTCGGCCTGGAACTCCAACGTCTCGGTGGTCATGACTCCCCTTGTGGTGTGTCGGTCCGTACGACGCCCACTTTTCCAGAGGCCGGGGGCGCGCACACACCCAGGTACCACCTTCCTGACAACTCCGGACGTGTCCGCAGACGTTGAGGTTGCCTCCATGATCATTCTTCGGTGAGGAGTGACCACTTTCGGACATACGCGCATTCGCTGGTTCTCGCCCCCTCTCCACACGGCGCACACGCCCGCAGGGCAACGGCGGCAAGCACTTCGGCCCTCTCCACCCATCCCCGTCGTTCATCTCCACTTCGCCCACATCTGCCAAATAATTTGCGGAACTTGGGCGTTTCGACAGGAAGAACGACCGGAACTGAACTCTCTCTTTTGACTCCAGATCTTCCCTTGATGAAGGTCTCGTGCATGTCCACCTCGTCTCCAGCCGCTTCCGGCGGCCTCCTACGGCTGCGCGATTTCCGATTCCTGCTCGCGGGGGCGGCGGCCGGGCAGGTCGGCGCCCAAGTCACTCTCGTGGCGCTTCCGTTGGTCGCCGTCCTCGAACTCCGGGCCCCCGCCTTCCAGGTGGGGCTGCTCACGGCAGCCGAGACCGCCGCGTTCCTGCTGATCGGCCTGCCCGCAGGCGCCTGGGTCGACCGGATGCGCAAGCGCGCGCTGATGATCCGGGCCGACGTGGTGCGCGCCGCCGCGATGGCGAGCATTCCGCTGGCCGCCCTCGCCGGGGTGCTGACGATGGCGCAGTTGTACGTGGTGGCGCTGGTCACGGGTGTGGCGACGGTCTTCTTCGACGTGGCGCACCAGAGCTACCTGCCGCAACTCCTGCCCAGGGAGAGGCTGGTCGAGGGCAACGGCGCGCTGGAGACCGTCCGGTCGTCCGCCCAGGTGGCAGGGCCAGGACTCGGCGGCGGGCTGGTGCAGCTCGTCGGCGCGCACCTGGCGATCGTGGCCGACGCGATCGGGTACGCCCTTTCCGCACTGTTCCTCATGGCGATACGGCAGCCCGAGAGCAAGCCCGACCCCGTGCCCGGCGCTTCGGTCCGCAAGGACGTCGCGGAGGGGCTGCGCTTCGTGTTCGGCCAGCCGCTGCTGCGGGTCATCGCCGCCGCGACCGGCCTCGGCAACTTCTTCGCCGCGATGCTCATGGCCACCCAGACCGTCTATCTGGTGCGGGTGCTGGGACTGGCGCCCGGCGTCGTGGGGCTGATGCTGTCCGCTTCGGCGGTCGGCGGGCTCGCCGGCGCCCTGTGCGCGGGCCGACTGGCCCGGCGGTTCGGGCAGGCCCGGATCATCTGGCTGGCGTGCCTGGTCACCGGACCCTTCGCGCTGCTGTGGCCGCTGTCGGGCGAGGGGGCCGCGGCGGCACTGTTCGCGGTCGCCTCCGGCGTGGTCTTCTTCGGCGCGGTCGTCTACAACGTCGCCCAGGTGAGCTTCCGCCAGATGCTGTGCCCGCCCCGGCTGCTGGGGCGGATGAACGCCACCCTGCGGTTCCTGATGTGGGGCACCCTGCCGTTGGGCGCCCTCGTCGGAGGGGCCGTCGCCGACGGGTTCGGCGCACGCGCCGCCCTGTGGGTGTGCGCGGCCGGATTCCTGGTCGTACCGCTGCCCCTGCTGCTCTCGCGGCTGCGCACGATGCGTGAACTGCCCGAGCCCGAGACCGACCCCGAGACCGATCCAGAGCCCGAGACCAAGCCCGTACCCGAGTCGGAGCCGCGCCCGAATGCCGTCGTCGAGTGACGGCCGGACCCATCTGCTCCGGACTTCCCCCCGACCCTTCCGATTCACGAGAGAGGATCACGTGCACACCAGCGACACCACCATCACCGGCCAGTACCTGAACCGCTTCCAGCGCCTCGCCACGAGCGACGGCGGCGCGGACCTGCTGCCCGTCACCGGTGCCCAGCGCCGGTTCGTCCTGGTGCGGGCGATGGACCCGGCCGGGCGGCCGGACACCGTACCGATGTTCTTCGCGTTCCCGCGCGGCACCGTGGACACCGGGCGGCTGCGGGCGGCGGCCGAGCACGTCGCCGCCCGCCACCCGGCCCTGCACTCGCAGACGCACGTGGTCCGGGGCACGCCGGTACTCCGTCCCGGGCAGCCGTCCGTACCGCTTCAGGAGGTGCTTGCGGCACCCGGAGAGAACGCACGGGACGCGCTGCGGCGTGCCGTGGGCGCGTGGTCGCCGGACGGGCCGCCGCTGCGGCTCTTCCTCGCCCGCGACACCTCCGCCGATGAGGTGCTCGCGGTGGTCCTGGACCACGCCGCCTGCGACGGGCAGTCGCTGGCCCGCATCGTCGAGGACCTCGGCGACGCCTATCTGACCCGGCTCGGCCCCGGCGACGCGACGGCCGACGAGATCGCCGCCGGGCTCGCCGAGTACCGGGAGGCGGTCCTGCTCCAGCTGGAGGCGGAGAGGCGGGCCAGTTCCCCGGACGCCCTCGCGTACTGGGGCGAGCGCCTGCGCACCGTAGGGGAGTGTGCGCCGCGTCCGCCGACGGGTGAGTCACGGCCCACCGGCTCCGCCCGGCTGCGCCTGTCCGCCGACTCGTTCGGCGTCCCCTTCGCCTCGCTGCTCGACGCCTGCCGGGCCGCCGCCACCGTGCTGTACGGGGCCGGGCAGGTCCCGCCGATCGGCTATCCGTGGGGCGGACGCCCGGCCGGGGCGCCGCCGGTGGTGGGCTGCTTCCTCAACACGGTGGTCTTCCCCGCCGCCACCGACTCGGTGCGCCCCGCACCCGAACGGACCGCCACCCAGTGGTGGGACGACCTGGACCGCGCCGACACCCCCTTCGACGAGGTCGTGCACGCGGCCCGTACCGCAGGGTCCCGGTGGTCGGGGGCGCTGGACGGCCTGCTGACCGTCGACGACGCCGGCCGCCGCCCCCTGCTGCGGCTGGACGGGGTGACCGGCCGCGAGGTCGACGTCGACGGCCGCCGGATCCGCGCACCGTTCGCCGTCTCCGTCGTCCAGGGGCCCGAGCTTGACCTGCGGATGGTGTGGGACCGCGCCGTGCTCGACGACGACCGCGCGCAGGACGCCTTCGCCGCCCTGGCCGGGGCGCTGCGCACCAGCCTGCCGGTCGCGTGAACAGCGCCGGTTGCCTGACAGTGCCGGTCGCGTGAGCGGCCTGCCGGTCGCCTGACCTCACAGCACGCACCACTTGCCGGTGCGGTCCGCGCGACCCGTGGACCGGCCGGAACACCTCCGGGCGGCGGGCACGACCGTACCCCCGCCCCTTTCCTCACCCACGACCCACCAACCCAAGGGATCGCCATGCTCCCCCTCTCCTCCTCGCAGGAGATCGTCTGGCTGCACGAGCAAGTGCAGCCGGGCAGCCGCGCCTACAACTTCACCGCCTCGCTCGACCTGTGGGGCGACCTCGACGCCGACGCCCTGCACGCCGGGCTCGCCGCCACGCTGGACCGGCACCCGGGGCTCCGCCTGGAGCTCGTGCCCGTGCCGGGCGCGATGCCGGGGCAGCGGGTCGCCGACGTCTGCCCGCCCCGGCTGCACCGGGTGGAACTCGAAGGGCGGGACGATCCCGAGGCCGCGTTCCAGGACCTGCTGCGGGCGGAGGCCGAGCGTCCGCTCGACACCTTCGAGGCCCCGCTGCTGCGCTGGACGCTGGTGCGGATGGCGGCGGACCACCACCGGCTGATCCACGTCGAGCACCACCTGATCCACGACGGACACTCCTTCGCCATCCTGCTCGCCGACGTCTTCGGCACCTACCGCGCCCGGGTCCTGGGCGAGAGCGCCGCGTTGCCGCCCGCGTCCTCCTACGCGGACCACGTGCGCGCCCAGGCAGGCCGGTCAGGACCTTCGCAGGACGGACTCGACTTCTGGACACGGGAGTTGGCGGGCGCTTCGTACGACATGCCGCTGCCGGGGCTGACCCAGCCGGGGGCCAGCCGCCGTCATCACGGCGGCCAGTTGCGCCAGTCGATCGGCGCGGACCTCGCCGAGCGGCTGCGGGCGCACGCCAAGGAGCGCGGTCTGACGCCGTTCGCGACGCTGCTGGGACTGTTCGCGGAGCTGCTGCGGCGGCACGGCGGGCGTGCGGAGATGGTGGTCGGCACGGCCGTCGGCAACCGTCCGATCGGGTTCGAGGACGCGGTGGGGATGTTCGTCAACACCATCCCGCTGCGGCTGCGCCTCGACCCGGACGCTCCCGCCGAGGACACCATGGACGAGGTGACGGACACGCTGGTGCGGGCCCTGCCGTACCAGGAAGTGCCGGTCCAGGAGCTGACCCGGGCGCTCGGGCTGCACACGTCGGGGGCGGACAACCCGCTGTTCAGCGTGATGTTCAGCGCGCACGACGCGGTGCTGCCCGACCTGGAGGTGCCGGGCCTGGAGGTCTCCCTGTTCGAGGGCTTCAACACCGGGACCACCCGCTTCGACCTCGACGTCGTCCTGCTGCCCGACGACCGGCGCGGGGTCGGCCCCCGGCTCGGTGCGGCGGGCATGACGCTGGTCTGGGACTACGACGCAGACCTGTACGGCGAGGACGTGGCCAAGCTCCTCTCCGGGCGCTTCCTCGACCTGCTGCGCGCCTACCTGGACGCCCCCGGCACGGCGCTGGCCGCGCTCGCTCCCCCGGCGGCGGCCCCGCTCGCCGAGCCCGAGATCGTGAGCGCCCACGACCCGCTGGACCCGGTCGCCGCCCACGACCCTTCGCTGCCCGCGCTGCTGGTGGGCGCGAGGCGGATCACGTACGGCGAACTGAACGAGCGCGTCGACTCCCTCGTACGGCGGCTGCGCGCGGCCGGGGTCACGGCCGGACAGCCGGTCGCGGCGGTGCTGCCGCGCGGGGTGGACTCGGTGGTGACGCTGCTGGCCTGTCTGCGCGGCGGTGCGGTGTACTGTCCGCTGTCGCCCTCCGACCCGCCCGCCCGCCTGGAGCTGCTGCTCGATCGGCTGGCCCCGGCGCTGGTGCTGACCGCCGCCGACGGTGACGTACGGGTCCCGGCGGGGCTGCCGACGGCGGCCGTGGGCGACGAGGTGCTGCCGCCCGCCGCCCCGGCCCAGACCGTGCCGTCCGCCGCGTACGTGATCCACACCTCGGGTTCGACGGGCGTGCCGAAGCCGGTCGCGGTCGGACCCGACGCGCTGCGCAACCATCTGACCGGGGTCACCGAACGGTTCGGTCTCGCGGCCGGGGACCGTGCGCTGCTGTTCGCGCAGCCGTCCTTCGACGTGGCGCTGGAGGAGGTGCTGCCGTCGCTGTACGCGGGGGCCTGCCTGGTGGTGCCCGAGTTCGAGGTGCCGACGGGATCGGAACTCGTCCAGCTCCTGGGCGACGCGCGGGTGTCGGTGGCGAACCTGCCCACCAGCTACTTCCTCGCCACGCGGGAGGAACTGCGGGCGGCGCTGGACGGGGGCGGCTGGTCGCCCCGGCTGCTGGTGCTCGGCGGGGAGCGGCTGCCCTCCGACGTGCTGCGGGAGTTCCTGTCCGGCGGCGACAGCGGCCTGCGGGTGTTCAACGCGTACGGCGTGACCGAGGCGTCGATCAGTTCCACGGTGTACGAGATCGATCCGGCGGGCCTGACGGACACGGCGGAGATTCCGCTCGGCGCCGAGCTGCCGGGGGAGCGGATCCACGTACTGGGTGCGGGACTTCAGCCGCTTCCGGACGGCGCGGTCGGTGAACTGGCCGTGGCGGGGGCCGGGTTGGCGGAGGGGTACCTCGGCAACCCGGAGGTCACCGCCGCCCGCTTCGTGCACGTACCCGCCCTGGAGGGCGCGCGCGTCTATCTGACCGGCGACCTCGGTTTCCGGGGCCAGGACGGGCTGCTGCGCTTCCTCGGGCGGCGCGACAACCAGATCAAACTGCGCGGCTACCGCATCGAGTTGGAGGAGGTGGAGGCCGCAGCGTCGGCAGTGCTCGGCGGACGGTCCTGTGCCGTCGTCCTCGACGCGTCGACCGCCTCCACGCCTCGCCTCGTCGGCTTCCTGGAGGCCGCGGGCAGCGGCACCGGGGCCGAAGAGGCGTGGGACGAGCAGGAACTGCACCGTGCCCTCAGCGACAAGCTGCCCGGCGCGCTCGTGCCGGGGGTCTGGGTGCGCCTCGACGCGATGCCGACGCTGCCCGGCGGCAAGCCGCACCGTACGGCGCTGGCGAAGCTGGCCGCGGAGCTGGAGGCGGCGGAGCCCCTCCCGGAGCCCGCGTCGGCTCCGGAGGAACTGGGCTCCCCGTCCTTCGACGACCCCGCGCTGTCCCTGCTCGCGCAGGGGTGGCAGGAGGTGCTCGGGCACGGCCGGTTCGCGGCGGACTCGCACTTCTTCCAGGTCGGCGGGCACTCCCTGCTGGCCGCGCAGCTCGCGGCGTGGCTGGAGCCGCACCTCGGCAGCCGCCCGCCGCTGCGGGTGCTCTTCCAGAACCCGGTGCTCGCCGACCAGGCGCGCGCGCTGACCGCCACGACCGTACCGACGGGGTCGTGATGACCACCCTGCCGAACGACGAAGGACTTCAGGACATGACTCCCCGCGCGCTTCCCAGCCTGCTCCACGGCAAGGAGGCCCCCCAGGACCCGACGGGCGTGCTCGCCCGCTACGAGGAGTGGGTGCGCCGCACTCCCGACTCGCCCGCCGTTCTCGACGGGGCGCACTCCTGGACGTACGGGGAGATCGACGCGGCGGCCGACGCGCTGATACGGACCTGGGACGGGCGGCTGCGCCCCGGCGACCTGGTCGGGGTCTGCCTCGACAGGTCCGCCGCACTCGTGGTGACGACGGTCGCGCTGGCCCGGGTCGGCGCGGTCTGCCTGCCGCTGGGGCCGCGCCCCGGCGAGCGCAGGCTCGCGGCGGTCGGCGAGGACGTCGGCGTGGCGTGCCTGATCGGCGCGCCGGATGTGCTGCCGCCCGCATACCGGGAGGCCGGGCAGGGGGACGCCGAGCACCTCGCGCTGCCGCTGCCCGAGGCGGGGGCGAACGCGGTGGCCGGGGTGGTCGCGGCGTTCCTGCCGCCCACGCCCGGCGCTCACGCCGCCCCGGCGAACGCGCTGTACGCGGTCCTCACGTCCGGTTCCACCGGCCGCCCCAAGGCGGTCGCCGTGGCCGAGCCCGCGCTGCGCGCACTGCTCGGCTGGTACCGCGCGGAGACCGGGATCGGCCCCGGCGACCGGCAGTCCCTGCTCATCGGCGTCGCCTTCGACCCGCACGTGATGGAGCTGTGGGCCGGGCTGACCTCGGGCGCGGCCCTGGTGCCCGCGCCGGACGCCGTCCGCTGGGACCCTGCGGCGCTCGTCGACTGGTGGCGCGAGGCCGGGGTGACGGTCGCGGTCTCGGCGACCCCGATGATCGAACCGCTGCTCGACGCGGACTGGCCGCAGGACCTGACGCTGCGTCACCTGATTGTCGGCGGCGACCGGATGCGCCGCCGCCCCGGCCCGGACGTGACCTGCGTGGTGCACAACGCGTACGGGCCCGCCGAGGCCACCGTGGTCACCACCACGCACGCCATGCGGGCCACCGACGCCGACGTGCACGAGGAGGCGGCACCGCCCATCGGCATCCCCCTGCCCGGGGTGTCCGTGCTGGTCACCGACCCGGAGGGTCGCGTCGTACCGCGCGGCGAAGACGGTGAACTGCGCATCGGCGGCGCGCAGTTGGCGATCGGCTATCTCGACCCGGAGCTG from Streptomyces sp. NBC_00237 carries:
- a CDS encoding non-ribosomal peptide synthetase — encoded protein: MTTLPNDEGLQDMTPRALPSLLHGKEAPQDPTGVLARYEEWVRRTPDSPAVLDGAHSWTYGEIDAAADALIRTWDGRLRPGDLVGVCLDRSAALVVTTVALARVGAVCLPLGPRPGERRLAAVGEDVGVACLIGAPDVLPPAYREAGQGDAEHLALPLPEAGANAVAGVVAAFLPPTPGAHAAPANALYAVLTSGSTGRPKAVAVAEPALRALLGWYRAETGIGPGDRQSLLIGVAFDPHVMELWAGLTSGAALVPAPDAVRWDPAALVDWWREAGVTVAVSATPMIEPLLDADWPQDLTLRHLIVGGDRMRRRPGPDVTCVVHNAYGPAEATVVTTTHAMRATDADVHEEAAPPIGIPLPGVSVLVTDPEGRVVPRGEDGELRIGGAQLAIGYLDPELTERRFVAASPTEEGRAYRTGDRVRMRADGVLDFLGRLDDQVKISGVRIEPAEVEAALEQDPAVRGAVVVAPRDAEGRARLVAYVLPAAGAAAPPAPDALLAAVRGWLPEQAVPSAVRIVDAFALDANGKVDRAALLKQEERTDTSGAALGVEGASTNERLVLGTVRELLGRADVALTDNFTDVGGTSLVAARLLAAIEREAGVRLRAPELLRQPDLRAVVALLDARCAATLKAAV